TATTGGCAATACGGATATACCTTTAACAATTGGAACAAACCCTGGGTTTCCAGAACGGGTTGCCAACTTATTGGTGCGTGAATTTACTGTATGGGACGCTGCATTGGACCAAGCTGCAATTCAGACCAATGCTACTGCCGAGTTTGATGGTACGGAAGATGGACTAGAAGCCTATTTTCCTTTCGGATCGGATTTAGGGGACTCTTTTGTGGATGTTACCGGTGTTTACACAGCAACGCTTAATGGAAATGTAGAATGGGTTGCGGAACCACCTTTTATAGTTCTGGATTATTCAGCTCTAGACGCTGCAATTTCAGATTTGACTGCGTTTAAGGACACCATTGTGGAAGGCGATCAAAACGGGGACTACCCAATTGGTACTATTGCATATTTAGATGGATTGATTGCTGCCGGTTCAGCTGCAAGAACAGATGCGGAACGTCAGTCAGATATAGATGCTGCTGCTGCTGCTTTAGACGTTGTTGCACTTGTCAATGATAACTTGGTGGGCGGTGCAAATGGTTTTTATGTCGATGATCAAGATGATAGCATGCAGGGTTTTAGAATAACCCCGTACTATGTGCCACAAGGCGATTATACCTTTGAGTTCGAAATGAGATTGACGGATTTATTCTACCCCGGAGGAATTGGAGATGCGCTTGAACTGAATGTATTAGGTTTTAGAGTTAATGGGTATACTGAGTTAACAGAAGAGAACCTCTTAAATTCAGGAGGAGGATGGAATTATACCTTCAACTTAGACGATGGTTTTACCGGACCCACATTCCCTGCACTCACGTTACAACCTGAACAATGGCTACAGATTACAATTGTTCATGATGATGCAGCTCAAACAACCGCTGTTTATGTTGATGGTGAACAAGTAGGTCTGCAAGAAAACATACCTGCTCCCAGTGATTGTTGTCCAGTAGACCAGATATATTTAGGAGCCAACAGATTTGGTCAGAAAATTGACGGTTCAATGAGAGATTTCCGTCTTTGGGATTTGGCGCTTACACCTGCTCAATTTAATGCCGATATTGATGGTAGTGAAGCAGGCTTGCAAATTTATTTCCCATTGGATAGAGTCAATGGTATCAAATTCAAGGATGAAACCGGTAATTATGACGGGGAGCTGCAAGGTGTAATTTGGAATAAAGAGGAGTAATTAGATATATTTTGAGTTAGTTTAGTTTTTTTAATATCAGGGATGGTTTAGTGATTTACTGTCCCTGATTTATTTTCTTCAAAAAGTATCGCTCTTTATTGGATTCTCTTATTCGTTGGATATTTAATCACGTGATGTAATTGCGCTGGTAACGAAGGTTTCAAGTAAAGGCAGTTTAACAACAACCAAAAACGGCACATAAATCAGAATTCAAAATCTTAAGAATTATACATGAACGAGACTAAATCCATTTGGAACAATGATAAAGAACTTTTCCAAATAGCCAAAGAAGAACTGTTTGTTGCTCTTGTGGGAGACGTACTGGATACATTAGGATATCAGCAACAGTTTCTTCCACCAAATATTAAACCGATAAATGATGACTTTGTGGTAATAGGCCGCGCAATGACTGTACTTGAAGCGGATACATTCGAAGAAAGTGCAACCATTACAAAGAACCCATTGATGAAAAAGCCATTTGGCCTCATGTTCGAAGCACTGGACGACCTTAAGGAAAATGAAGTATATATCTGCACGGGAGCATCGCCCAGATATGCTTTGTGGGGTGGTCTAATGAGTACCCGCGCAATGAAGTTGAAAGCGGCAGGTGCCATATTGGATGGTTGGTCCCGAGATACCAATGAAGTGTTAAAGCTTAATTTTCCCACATTTTCCTTTGGAGGCTATGCCCAAGATCAAGGGCCTAGGGGTAAAGTGATCGACTATCGTGTTCCCATTGAAATTGGGGGAATTAGAATAAACGATGGGGATATTGTGTACGGTGATCGAGATGGTGTTCTGGTGGTGCCCAAAGAGGTAGAGGATAAAGCTTTTATGGGAGCCATTGAGAAGGCACGTGGCGAACAGTTGGTCAAGAAAGCTTTGGAAGAAGGTATGAGTACAGTTGAAGCCTTTGATAAATTCGGAATAATGTAATGTATCATCAAGGGACATGACAACTAGAAAATCAAATTATTTATTGGGGATAAGCTTTGTTTCTACCATTGGAGGATTCTTGTTTGGTTATGATACTGCCATCATATCTGGATGTAATGCTTTTCTAGAACAACATTTTCAGCTGTCAGCTGTTGAACTTGGTTGGGTAGTATCCTCTGCATTATTGGGTACTATTTTAGGGTGTGTCATAGCAGGAACGGTAACCGATGTTCTGGGAAGAAAAAAAGCATTGATTTTAGCAGCTATATGCCTTGCCCTATCTGCATTTGGGTCTATGCTGCCTCCTCAATTTCTTGGAGATACAAATAATCCCTTTTGGATTACTTCTGACCTCGATACCGCATTTAACTTTTTGATCATAGTACGCATTATAGGGGGTATAGGTGTTGGAATAACTTCGGTGGTTGCGCCGATTTATATTTCTGAACTTTCGCCTTCTGAAAATCGGGGTAAAATGGTGTCTTTATACCAGCTTTCAATAACCTTGGGAATTTTATTGGCCTTTTTAATTGATTGGGCGGTTCTTAACAATGCCGGAGACGCCGCAGGAGTCATTTCCAATGACGCTTCTGGCTTTTTTGAATGGTTGTTCGTTAATGAGCTTTGGCGGGGAATGTTTGGTACAGAAGTGCCCATAGCATTACTCTTTTTAGGGTTGCTCTTTTTGGTGCCGGAAACCCCACGTTGGTTAATCAGTAAAGGTCGCAACCAAGAGGCAGAGCAGATAATGATCAAGATTAACGGACTCGAAAACGCAAAAGCACAAATTCAGGAAATCAAAAGCTTGGAAAGTCAAGAAGTTGGTGGTCTCAAAGAATTGCTACGGCCCTATTTGCGAATGCCTTTGGTCATAGGTGTTTTGTTGCCTATGTTTTCGCACCTCAGTGGCATTGCGGCTATCATGTACTTTGCACCAAATATCATAAACGAATCCATTCAAAGTGTTGAAAGTTCGTTTCTAGGTGCCGTTCTTGTGGGTGTCATCAATTCAGCTTTTACTTTTGTTGCCATTTTGAATATCGAAAAATTTGGAAGAAGAAAATTGCTTTTGATCGGGGTTACAGGAGCCTTTATTTCTTTGGCAGGAGTTGGCCTTCTTTTTGCCATTGGGTCAAAATACGTCATCATTCCACTACTGCTCTATGTAGCCAGTTTTGCTTTTTCATTTGGGCCGATTGTCTGGGTAATCATCAGTGAAATTTTTCCAACACGTATCCGAGGATTAGCGGTAGGTATTGGTAGTTTTTCCCTTATGGTGACTGGTTTTGTGATAACACTGACAAATCCCATATTGATTGAAAAAATTATGCCTTCCGGTACGTTCTTTCTCTATGCGGCATTTACACTTCCCGCAATTTGGTTCATCTGGAAATTTGTGCCTGAAACAAAAGGCAAAACACTAGAAGAAATTGAAAAACATTGGCGTGACGGTAAAAACAGATAACATAGTAATGTTGATGCTTATATGATAGAATCTTATGAAATTAAAAAAAGTGGATACCATCCTTTTTTAATACGTGACGGCTGGCAAGTAGCACAGTTAAATTATATGTCCGAACAGCATATCGATGCCATAATGCGTTTAGATGTGCACCGGGAAACCGATGAAGTTTTTATCCTCATGAAAGGCCATGCGGTACTGATTGCTGCAATAATTGAAGGCGATAGTGTGAAATATGAAATGGAGTTGATGCACCTTAATAAGACCTATAACATTCCTAAAAATATGTGGCACAATATTGCTATGACTGAAGATTGTGAACTCATTATCGTGGAGAAATCCAATACCCATATTTCGGACTGTGAACATTTTGATTTAAACAAAGAACAGTATAAAGAACTCCATAAAGGAGTCAAAGATTTATTTGACAGAGCAGTTCATCAAAAGTGAATAAAAAGGGTCAGTAAAAACCTAAAACAATGAACAAGATTGATTTGAAAGGAAGAAAGGCTTTGGTTACGGGAGGCAGTCAAGGCATTGGTGCGGAAATTTGCAGACACTTGGCAAAATGTGGAGCGGATGTTTATATCAATTACAATCAAAACAAGGACAAGGCAGAAACAGTGGCGAAAGAAATACGTGAAGCCTTTGGTTCAACAGTAGCAGTAGGCGGTGCAGATGTAACCAAGGCTGATGAAGTAAAAGAAATGTTTCTTAGAATGGATGAAGAAATCGGGACTATCGATATTCTTGTAAATAATGCAGGTTGCGAGACGGTAAATCATATTTTGGACATGGAGGAAGCAGAATGGGAAAATGTGATTAACGTAAATCTAAAGGGACCTTTTTTATGTTCTAAAGAAGCAGCTGCACGTATGGAGAGTAACGGAGGAGGCGTTATCATCAATATTTCATCAATTCATGACACTGTACCGCGTAAAGGATTAATTCATTATTGTTCGGCAAAAGCCGGATTGAAAATGTTCTCAAAGTGTTTGTCCCTTGAACTTGCAGACAACAATGTTAGAGTAGTTTCCATCGCTCCTGGAGCTATAGAAACCAATATGAATCGTAAAGAAATCGAAAACTTTGGTAAGGAAAAGTTTGAAAAATGGATTCCCCAAGGTAGAATTGGCAATGTTGCCGACGTAGCCAATACAGTTGCTTTTATGGCCAGTGATTTAGCAGACTATATTAACGGTGCGGATATTTATATTGATGGTGCATATATGAATCATACAATACAATATGACCCCAGACCAAAAAGAAAAAACTAAGACATTGCTCAAAAACAATGTGTACTTAATACATTTTAAATAATGGCGTTACTTACTTTTTTCATAGGCAGTTATACTGAGTATTTGAATCCCGATTTTGGTGGTACAGGGAAAGGTATTTATACGGTTCAACTTAATGAAGAAACCGGAGAAGTGTACACTGTTAGCGTTCAAAGTTCCCGTAACCCAAGCTATTTGACCATCAGTATGGATAACCAATTTTTATACTGTACTACTGAGTTGGATATTACTGAAGCCCCACAAGTGCAAGCCTATAAAATACATAGTGATTATTCGCTCCAAATATTGAATCAACAATCTATATTGGGTACATATCCTTGCCATTTGTCGCTATTTAAAAATACGATTTTAACTGCCTGCTACGGTACGGGCAATATGCTTCAATTTCCTTTAATGGCATCTGGAGAACTAAAAAGTGTTCAAAGGGAATACCGTCACAGCGGTTCAGGTAGCAATAAGATTCGTCAAGAAGCACCCCATGCACATCATGTTGCAGTT
The nucleotide sequence above comes from Flagellimonas sp. HMM57. Encoded proteins:
- a CDS encoding LamG domain-containing protein, with protein sequence MKNKITKITAGCLTLALFLFVAISCNDDDDTTGGGNFNIAAVEASIAEARTLISNTEEGINAGDQQPGSKAILETIIAAVEKIIASSDSQADVDDAVIKMNAGIQAYRESLVAVAIPYIRQEAGSSIGISENLNTFISEGNFTLQAQFYIVDLNANSFSSNLFAKIDQPGNGFQLRYFIDGNAQLVVGNTQTAGTFTVIEIPAGTFTSGEWIDVAVTSSNGGSLVTAYVNGVQVAQAGDRAIGNTDIPLTIGTNPGFPERVANLLVREFTVWDAALDQAAIQTNATAEFDGTEDGLEAYFPFGSDLGDSFVDVTGVYTATLNGNVEWVAEPPFIVLDYSALDAAISDLTAFKDTIVEGDQNGDYPIGTIAYLDGLIAAGSAARTDAERQSDIDAAAAALDVVALVNDNLVGGANGFYVDDQDDSMQGFRITPYYVPQGDYTFEFEMRLTDLFYPGGIGDALELNVLGFRVNGYTELTEENLLNSGGGWNYTFNLDDGFTGPTFPALTLQPEQWLQITIVHDDAAQTTAVYVDGEQVGLQENIPAPSDCCPVDQIYLGANRFGQKIDGSMRDFRLWDLALTPAQFNADIDGSEAGLQIYFPLDRVNGIKFKDETGNYDGELQGVIWNKEE
- a CDS encoding RraA family protein, whose product is MNETKSIWNNDKELFQIAKEELFVALVGDVLDTLGYQQQFLPPNIKPINDDFVVIGRAMTVLEADTFEESATITKNPLMKKPFGLMFEALDDLKENEVYICTGASPRYALWGGLMSTRAMKLKAAGAILDGWSRDTNEVLKLNFPTFSFGGYAQDQGPRGKVIDYRVPIEIGGIRINDGDIVYGDRDGVLVVPKEVEDKAFMGAIEKARGEQLVKKALEEGMSTVEAFDKFGIM
- a CDS encoding sugar porter family MFS transporter, with the protein product MTTRKSNYLLGISFVSTIGGFLFGYDTAIISGCNAFLEQHFQLSAVELGWVVSSALLGTILGCVIAGTVTDVLGRKKALILAAICLALSAFGSMLPPQFLGDTNNPFWITSDLDTAFNFLIIVRIIGGIGVGITSVVAPIYISELSPSENRGKMVSLYQLSITLGILLAFLIDWAVLNNAGDAAGVISNDASGFFEWLFVNELWRGMFGTEVPIALLFLGLLFLVPETPRWLISKGRNQEAEQIMIKINGLENAKAQIQEIKSLESQEVGGLKELLRPYLRMPLVIGVLLPMFSHLSGIAAIMYFAPNIINESIQSVESSFLGAVLVGVINSAFTFVAILNIEKFGRRKLLLIGVTGAFISLAGVGLLFAIGSKYVIIPLLLYVASFAFSFGPIVWVIISEIFPTRIRGLAVGIGSFSLMVTGFVITLTNPILIEKIMPSGTFFLYAAFTLPAIWFIWKFVPETKGKTLEEIEKHWRDGKNR
- a CDS encoding SDR family NAD(P)-dependent oxidoreductase, which produces MNKIDLKGRKALVTGGSQGIGAEICRHLAKCGADVYINYNQNKDKAETVAKEIREAFGSTVAVGGADVTKADEVKEMFLRMDEEIGTIDILVNNAGCETVNHILDMEEAEWENVINVNLKGPFLCSKEAAARMESNGGGVIINISSIHDTVPRKGLIHYCSAKAGLKMFSKCLSLELADNNVRVVSIAPGAIETNMNRKEIENFGKEKFEKWIPQGRIGNVADVANTVAFMASDLADYINGADIYIDGAYMNHTIQYDPRPKRKN